A part of Pararhizobium sp. A13 genomic DNA contains:
- a CDS encoding IS110 family transposase, whose amino-acid sequence MTASYEYHIGVDYHKSYSHLVVQDSSGKTLRSGRVKNDRQSLGGFLERYRESSHAVVEATRNWMVMYDWLDDICDDVVLAHPLKVKAIADAKIKTDKIDATVLAHLLRADLVPEAWAPGEQSRELRIALRERMFYVRLRTMTKNRIVTVFDRYPEQTAQLKKLGDLFGRAGRIQLAQVNVSEIDRIQIDRGLAFIGDIDVRIKQSEATIRAMTRANANVKLLKTIPGIGEFFARLVDAEIDDIARFRSPKKLAAYAGLVPSTYSSGGKTFHGKIIRQGNKWLRWAFVEAVTPAIASDAQLRAQYEHLKIRGVNKARVAIARKLLTIAFQILRDQRAYEPRGTTTMEGASTISRLS is encoded by the coding sequence ATGACTGCCTCTTATGAATACCATATCGGCGTCGACTACCACAAATCCTACAGTCATCTGGTGGTGCAGGACAGCAGCGGCAAGACGCTCAGATCCGGCCGGGTGAAGAACGACCGCCAGTCGCTGGGCGGCTTTCTCGAACGCTACCGCGAGAGCTCGCATGCGGTTGTCGAGGCGACCCGCAACTGGATGGTGATGTATGACTGGCTCGACGACATTTGTGACGATGTCGTTCTCGCCCATCCGTTGAAGGTCAAGGCGATCGCCGACGCCAAGATCAAGACCGACAAGATCGATGCGACGGTGCTGGCGCATCTGCTCAGGGCCGACCTGGTGCCGGAAGCTTGGGCACCGGGCGAACAATCCCGAGAGCTGCGCATCGCGCTGCGCGAGCGGATGTTTTACGTGCGGCTGCGCACGATGACGAAGAACCGCATCGTCACGGTGTTCGATCGTTATCCGGAGCAGACGGCGCAGTTGAAGAAGCTCGGCGACCTGTTCGGTAGGGCCGGCCGCATCCAGTTGGCGCAGGTCAACGTCTCAGAGATCGACCGTATCCAGATCGATCGCGGCCTCGCCTTCATCGGCGACATCGACGTGCGGATCAAGCAGTCGGAAGCGACGATCCGGGCGATGACCAGGGCCAATGCCAACGTCAAACTGTTGAAGACGATCCCCGGCATCGGCGAGTTCTTCGCAAGGCTGGTCGATGCGGAGATCGACGACATAGCGCGGTTCCGCAGCCCGAAGAAGCTTGCCGCCTATGCCGGGCTGGTGCCGTCGACCTATTCGAGCGGCGGCAAGACCTTCCACGGCAAGATCATCAGACAAGGCAACAAGTGGCTGCGCTGGGCTTTCGTCGAGGCGGTGACGCCCGCCATCGCCAGCGATGCTCAGCTTCGCGCCCAATACGAACACCTGAAGATCAGAGGCGTGAACAAGGCGCGAGTGGCGATTGCACGCAAGCTTTTGACGATCGCCTTCCAGATCCTGCGTGACCAGCGCGCTTACGAGCCGCGCGGCACCACCACGATGGAAGGCGCGTCGACGATATCCCGGTTGTCCTGA
- a CDS encoding tRNA (guanosine(46)-N(7))-methyltransferase TrmB, translated as MTEQHRSRSTEAFFGRRKGKPLRALQATHLETVLPLLRLDLAAPAPSDIKTLFRHPVDQVRLEIGFGGGEHLIHRAVESPSTGFIGVEPFVNSMAKLVGHIEERGAENIRLHDDDATQVLDWLPEASIDHIDLLYPDPWPKRKHWKRRFVSKVNLDRFARVLKPGGVFCFASDIDTYVNWTLLHCRDHAAFDWTAENASDWLTPYPGWPSTRYEAKARREGRKSAYLTFRRV; from the coding sequence ATGACTGAACAGCACCGCAGCCGCTCGACCGAAGCCTTCTTCGGACGCCGCAAGGGCAAGCCTTTGCGCGCGCTGCAGGCAACTCACCTCGAAACGGTGCTGCCGCTCCTTCGGCTCGATCTGGCGGCGCCGGCGCCGTCGGACATCAAGACGTTGTTCAGACATCCCGTCGATCAGGTCAGGCTCGAGATCGGTTTCGGCGGCGGCGAACATCTGATCCATAGGGCTGTCGAAAGCCCGTCCACCGGCTTCATCGGCGTCGAGCCCTTCGTCAATTCCATGGCGAAACTGGTAGGCCATATCGAGGAGCGCGGCGCTGAAAACATCCGTCTCCACGACGACGACGCCACGCAGGTACTGGACTGGCTGCCCGAGGCTTCGATCGACCACATCGATCTGCTCTATCCGGATCCCTGGCCGAAGCGGAAACACTGGAAGCGCCGTTTCGTTTCAAAGGTCAATCTCGATCGATTTGCACGCGTGCTGAAACCCGGCGGCGTGTTCTGCTTCGCCTCGGATATCGATACCTATGTCAACTGGACACTGTTGCACTGCCGCGATCACGCGGCCTTTGACTGGACGGCGGAAAATGCCAGCGACTGGTTGACACCGTATCCCGGCTGGCCGAGCACGCGCTACGAGGCCAAGGCGCGTCGGGAAGGGCGCAAGTCCGCCTATCTGACGTTCCGGCGGGTCTGA
- a CDS encoding nucleoside hydrolase produces the protein MPRKIIIDTDPGQDDAAAIMLALGSPDELDVLGITAVAGNVPVALTSRNVRVICELCGRRDVKVFAGADRPLVRQLVTAEHVHGKTGLDGPVVDEPTMPLQPQHAVDFIIETLLAEEPGTVTLCTLGALTNIALALNKAPEIAPRVRELVMMGGGFFEGGNITPAAEFNIYVDPDAAEIVFKSGIPIVMMPLDVTHRVLTYKARVEKIKAIGSPAAVAMAEMLEFFERFDIEKYGSDGGPLHDPTVIAYLLRPDLFKGRDCNVEIETKSELTVGMTVVDWWQVTKRRHNAKVMREIDDQGFFDLLTERLARL, from the coding sequence ATGCCGAGAAAGATCATCATCGATACCGATCCGGGGCAGGATGATGCCGCCGCGATCATGCTGGCGCTCGGCAGCCCCGACGAACTCGATGTGCTCGGCATCACGGCCGTCGCAGGCAATGTTCCCGTTGCACTCACCTCCCGCAACGTCCGGGTTATCTGCGAGCTCTGCGGCCGTCGCGATGTGAAGGTGTTCGCCGGCGCCGACAGGCCGCTTGTCCGCCAACTCGTGACCGCCGAGCATGTGCACGGCAAGACCGGCCTCGACGGACCCGTTGTCGATGAGCCCACCATGCCGCTGCAGCCGCAGCACGCCGTCGATTTCATCATCGAGACTCTGCTTGCCGAAGAACCCGGCACCGTGACGCTCTGCACTTTGGGAGCGCTTACCAACATCGCCTTGGCGCTCAACAAGGCGCCTGAAATCGCGCCGCGTGTGCGCGAACTCGTCATGATGGGGGGCGGCTTCTTCGAGGGCGGCAACATCACGCCCGCCGCCGAATTCAACATTTACGTCGATCCGGATGCCGCCGAGATCGTCTTCAAGTCCGGCATCCCGATCGTGATGATGCCGCTCGATGTCACCCACCGGGTGCTGACCTACAAGGCCCGCGTCGAAAAAATCAAGGCGATCGGCTCGCCGGCTGCCGTCGCCATGGCCGAGATGCTGGAATTCTTCGAGCGTTTCGACATCGAGAAATACGGTTCGGACGGCGGCCCGCTACACGACCCGACGGTGATCGCCTATCTTCTTCGTCCGGACCTTTTCAAGGGCCGCGACTGCAACGTCGAGATAGAGACCAAGTCGGAACTGACGGTCGGCATGACGGTCGTCGACTGGTGGCAGGTCACCAAGCGCAGGCACAATGCGAAGGTCATGCGTGAGATCGACGATCAGGGCTTCTTCGACCTTTTGACGGAGCGCTTGGCGCGTCTCTAG
- a CDS encoding DUF1150 family protein, translated as MGLKHVSTALSKNDLAHLGAGEVGYIRKMRSEEVSRVFPEAPDMDPGLDLWALFGADGTPILLTDNRSSTFFKAAEDDLKTVSLH; from the coding sequence ATGGGATTGAAACACGTCAGCACCGCCCTGTCGAAAAACGACTTGGCGCATCTCGGCGCCGGTGAGGTCGGCTATATCCGCAAGATGCGCTCGGAGGAAGTGTCGCGCGTCTTCCCGGAAGCTCCCGACATGGATCCGGGCCTTGACCTGTGGGCCCTGTTCGGCGCCGATGGCACGCCGATCCTTTTGACCGACAATCGCTCCAGCACCTTCTTCAAGGCTGCCGAAGACGACCTGAAGACGGTCAGTCTTCACTGA
- a CDS encoding Hsp20 family protein, translated as MTRITPFTSPLLLGFDAMEKTLERIAKGNDGYPPYNIERVHRDESSGEPECLRITLAVAGFSEDDLDVTTEENQLIIRGRQAESGERDYLHRGIAARQFQRMFVLADGMQVSRAELKNGLLSVDLIRPEPVRMVKKINILVPE; from the coding sequence ATGACCCGGATTACGCCTTTTACGAGCCCCCTCCTGCTCGGTTTCGATGCCATGGAAAAGACCCTCGAGCGGATCGCCAAGGGCAATGATGGCTACCCTCCCTACAATATCGAGCGCGTCCACCGGGACGAATCGTCCGGCGAGCCGGAGTGTTTGCGAATCACACTCGCCGTCGCTGGGTTTTCGGAGGACGATCTCGACGTGACGACGGAGGAAAACCAGCTGATCATCCGTGGCCGGCAGGCGGAAAGCGGCGAGCGCGACTATCTGCACCGCGGCATCGCAGCCCGCCAGTTCCAGCGGATGTTCGTGCTGGCCGACGGCATGCAGGTTTCCAGGGCGGAATTGAAGAACGGTTTGCTGTCCGTCGATCTGATCCGGCCGGAGCCCGTCCGTATGGTAAAGAAAATTAATATTTTAGTCCCAGAGTAG